The bacterium genomic sequence GGCCGGGATCGTGCCCTGCACGCCGCTGGGGGTGTCGGTGCTGCTCGAGCACTACGGGATCGACGTCGCCGGCCGCCACGTGGCGGTGGTCGGGCGCAGCGTGATCGTGGGCCGCCCCCTGGCCATGCTCCTGTCGCGCAAGGGCGCCGGGGGAGACGCCACCGTCACCCTGTGCCACTCGCGCACCCCGGACCTGCCGGCCGTCGTCTCGGGCTGCGACGTCGTGGTCGCCGCCCTGGGATCGCCGGGGTTCCTGGACCGGCGCCACGTGGCGCGCGGGGCCGTGGTCGTGGACGTCGGCATCAACCGGGTCGACGACCCGGGCTCCGACAAGGGCCATCGCCTCGTCGGCGATGTCGCCCCCGAGGTCCTCGACGGCTGGGCGGCGGC encodes the following:
- a CDS encoding bifunctional 5,10-methylenetetrahydrofolate dehydrogenase/5,10-methenyltetrahydrofolate cyclohydrolase, which translates into the protein AGIVPCTPLGVSVLLEHYGIDVAGRHVAVVGRSVIVGRPLAMLLSRKGAGGDATVTLCHSRTPDLPAVVSGCDVVVAALGSPGFLDRRHVARGAVVVDVGINRVDDPGSDKGHRLVGDVAPEVLDGWAAAYTPVPGGIGLMTIAMLMRNTYEAAARRAARA